The following coding sequences lie in one Chitinispirillales bacterium ANBcel5 genomic window:
- the fusA gene encoding elongation factor G, whose product MKQYEAGSIRNLCLLSHGGVGKTSLMEAISFTSKATSKLGKVDNASSSFDTRADEKERNMTISTHLGFCEWNDCKINLLDTPGFLDLLGEAKLALKVVESAVVMVDAVDGIQVGTELVSRYMDETNVSRMFFVNSMDKDNADFDTVLSSLKENFGSSVAPLAIPIGTGAQFKGVIDLVTREAFEYEREGNGIAKSVSIPQEMLDTVDTLRIALMESIAETDEDLMNKYFEAGELTDEELRKGLAKGVAEGTIFPVLAGSALLNMGVDQLLTKIVNLAPAADSRKEIEVSEGDEVKTVECNQSGPAVAFVFKTLSEEHLGEINLVRAFSGKVQTGHEMFNSKREMPERVGNMYFMRGKDRTDTQQISYGDIGGLLKLKDTHTNDTLVEKGSKYFVTPLEFPEPLVSVAIDSKNKGDEEKIALGIGKLHEEDPSFTYKYHPDIHQSILSAMGDVHIEIILEGLKSRFKVDVDRKPTKISYRETITKPVKYVEYTHKKQSGGAGQYARVFIDLEPQPRGEGYEFIDKIVGGVIDQPFRPSVDKGVKSKMQEGIIAGYPIVDVKVTLVDGKTHPVDSKDVAFQIAGREVFKKAFEMANPILLEPVVELKVTIPSEYTGDIMGDLSSRRGKIGGMEPIGKLETITAKVPESEVKSYSTNLRSLTQGRGFYTKKFSHYEQVPGDVAKKVIEQSKAELQEA is encoded by the coding sequence ATGAAACAATATGAGGCTGGTTCAATTCGCAATCTCTGTTTACTTTCACATGGTGGTGTTGGCAAAACCTCTTTGATGGAAGCTATATCTTTTACTTCAAAAGCTACTTCAAAACTGGGTAAGGTGGACAATGCAAGCAGTTCATTTGATACCAGAGCAGATGAAAAAGAGCGCAATATGACTATCTCCACTCATCTTGGCTTCTGTGAGTGGAATGATTGCAAGATCAACCTTCTGGATACACCGGGATTTCTCGATCTGTTGGGTGAAGCCAAACTGGCTCTTAAGGTTGTAGAGAGTGCGGTAGTGATGGTTGATGCAGTAGATGGCATACAGGTTGGGACAGAGCTTGTATCAAGGTACATGGATGAAACAAACGTCTCGAGAATGTTTTTTGTCAATAGTATGGACAAGGATAATGCTGATTTCGATACTGTGCTTTCATCGCTTAAAGAAAACTTCGGGTCTTCTGTGGCTCCGCTTGCTATTCCGATCGGCACAGGTGCTCAGTTTAAAGGAGTTATTGATCTGGTCACGCGTGAAGCTTTTGAGTATGAGCGTGAAGGAAATGGAATCGCCAAAAGTGTCTCTATACCACAGGAAATGCTCGACACTGTAGATACTCTGAGAATCGCACTGATGGAATCGATCGCTGAAACCGATGAAGATCTGATGAATAAGTATTTTGAGGCTGGTGAGTTAACGGATGAAGAGTTGCGCAAAGGTTTGGCAAAAGGTGTGGCTGAGGGGACGATTTTTCCGGTGCTTGCCGGCAGCGCGCTATTGAATATGGGAGTCGATCAGTTACTTACAAAAATTGTTAATCTTGCTCCTGCTGCCGACAGCAGAAAAGAGATAGAGGTTAGTGAAGGGGATGAGGTAAAAACTGTTGAATGTAACCAATCTGGACCTGCTGTGGCATTTGTTTTTAAAACGCTCTCTGAAGAGCATCTTGGTGAGATAAATCTGGTAAGGGCATTTAGCGGTAAAGTCCAGACTGGTCATGAGATGTTTAACTCAAAACGTGAAATGCCCGAAAGAGTCGGTAATATGTACTTTATGCGCGGCAAAGACCGAACTGATACTCAGCAGATCTCGTATGGAGACATTGGCGGATTGCTCAAACTTAAAGATACACATACAAATGATACTCTGGTAGAAAAGGGTAGTAAATATTTTGTAACTCCCTTAGAATTTCCTGAACCCCTTGTAAGTGTGGCCATAGACTCCAAAAATAAGGGTGATGAAGAAAAGATCGCTTTGGGTATCGGCAAACTTCATGAAGAAGATCCAAGTTTTACCTATAAGTACCATCCCGATATTCATCAATCAATCCTCTCTGCTATGGGAGATGTTCATATCGAAATCATCCTTGAAGGGTTAAAGAGCCGGTTTAAGGTAGATGTTGATCGTAAACCAACCAAAATTTCTTACAGAGAAACCATTACCAAACCGGTAAAATATGTTGAATACACCCATAAGAAACAGTCGGGTGGAGCTGGACAATACGCACGTGTCTTCATTGACCTGGAACCACAGCCCAGAGGTGAAGGGTATGAGTTTATCGATAAAATAGTTGGTGGGGTTATCGATCAGCCATTCAGACCAAGTGTCGATAAGGGTGTCAAATCAAAAATGCAGGAAGGTATTATTGCCGGTTACCCTATTGTAGATGTAAAGGTAACCCTGGTTGATGGAAAGACTCATCCGGTAGATTCCAAAGATGTGGCTTTTCAAATTGCAGGCAGGGAAGTGTTCAAAAAAGCATTTGAGATGGCAAATCCTATTTTACTTGAGCCGGTGGTGGAGTTGAAAGTAACCATACCTTCTGAGTATACAGGTGATATAATGGGAGATCTTTCTTCCAGAAGAGGGAAAATTGGCGGTATGGAGCCCATAGGTAAACTTGAGACCATCACTGCTAAAGTTCCTGAATCAGAAGTGAAGAGCTATTCCACTAACCTCAGGTCTCTAACTCAGGGCAGAGGGTTTTATACCAAAAAGTTCTCACACTACGAACAGGTCCCCGGTGATGTGGCTAAAAAAGTAATCGAACAAT